A region from the Curtobacterium sp. MCBA15_012 genome encodes:
- the tsf gene encoding translation elongation factor Ts, whose amino-acid sequence MANYSLADVKKLREDLGAGMMDAKNALVEADGDYDKAVELLRIKGAKAVAKRDDRATSEGVVVASTEGGAATVVELASETDFVAKNEKFTTLADKVVAAVAAAGASDVEAGNAAPLDGKTVAEAIDEAAAALGEKLALRTVTRVEGDAFEVYLHKTSQDLPPQIAVVIAYSGSDAAEARSIAQHVAFANPTYLTRDEIPAEAIEKERATVEAITREEGKPEAALPKIVEGRLNAYRKQVALLEQDYAKDNKLSVAKAAENAGITIQGFARVKVGA is encoded by the coding sequence ATGGCCAACTACAGCCTTGCTGACGTGAAGAAGCTCCGTGAGGACCTCGGGGCCGGCATGATGGACGCCAAGAACGCGCTCGTCGAGGCCGACGGCGACTACGACAAGGCCGTCGAGCTCCTCCGCATCAAGGGCGCGAAGGCCGTCGCCAAGCGCGACGACCGTGCGACCTCCGAGGGCGTCGTCGTGGCGTCGACCGAGGGTGGCGCCGCCACCGTCGTCGAGCTCGCCAGCGAGACCGACTTCGTCGCGAAGAACGAGAAGTTCACCACCCTCGCCGACAAGGTCGTCGCCGCGGTCGCCGCCGCCGGCGCGTCCGACGTCGAGGCCGGCAACGCCGCGCCGCTCGACGGCAAGACGGTCGCCGAGGCGATCGACGAGGCCGCCGCCGCGCTGGGCGAGAAGCTCGCGCTCCGCACGGTCACCCGTGTCGAGGGCGACGCCTTCGAGGTCTACCTGCACAAGACCAGCCAGGACCTGCCGCCGCAGATCGCCGTCGTCATCGCCTACTCGGGCTCCGACGCCGCCGAGGCCCGCTCGATCGCGCAGCACGTCGCGTTCGCGAACCCGACGTACCTCACCCGCGACGAGATCCCGGCCGAGGCGATCGAGAAGGAGCGCGCGACCGTCGAGGCGATCACGCGCGAGGAGGGCAAGCCGGAGGCCGCCCTCCCGAAGATCGTCGAGGGTCGCCTCAACGCCTACCGCAAGCAGGTCGCGCTGCTCGAGCAGGACTACGCGAAGGACAACAAGCTGTCCGTCGCGAAGGCCGCCGAGAACGCCGGCATCACCATCCAGGGCTTCGCCCGCGTCAAGGTCGGCGCGTAA
- the rpsB gene encoding 30S ribosomal protein S2: protein MAVVTIRQLLDSGVHFGHQTRRWNPKVKRFILAERSGIHIIDLQQSLAFIDRAYDFVKETVAHGGTILFVGTKKQAQGSIAEQATRVGQPYVNQRWLGGLLTNFQTVSKRLARMKELEEIDFDDTTKGFTKKELLIKKRELDKLHKTLGGIRNLTRTPSALWIVDTKKEHLAVDEAQKLGIPVIGILDTNCDPDEITYPIPGNDDAIRSVGLLTRIVADAAAEGLKTRHNGGDEEEAEPLAEWEQELLGGEQAAPAADAAPVAETPVEENDADAQVAAKEIGEPIAEADKNAEATPAE, encoded by the coding sequence ATGGCCGTCGTCACCATCCGCCAGCTGCTCGACAGCGGCGTCCACTTCGGACACCAGACCCGTCGGTGGAACCCGAAGGTGAAGCGCTTCATCCTCGCCGAGCGCTCGGGCATCCACATCATCGACCTGCAGCAGTCGCTGGCCTTCATCGACCGCGCGTACGACTTCGTCAAGGAGACGGTCGCGCACGGTGGCACGATCCTCTTCGTGGGCACCAAGAAGCAGGCCCAGGGCTCCATCGCCGAGCAGGCGACCCGCGTCGGCCAGCCGTACGTCAACCAGCGTTGGCTCGGCGGTCTGCTCACGAACTTCCAGACGGTCTCCAAGCGCCTCGCGCGCATGAAGGAGCTCGAGGAGATCGACTTCGACGACACGACGAAGGGCTTCACCAAGAAGGAGCTCCTCATCAAGAAGCGCGAGCTGGACAAGCTCCACAAGACCCTCGGTGGTATCCGCAACCTCACGCGGACCCCGAGCGCGCTCTGGATCGTCGACACCAAGAAGGAGCACCTCGCCGTCGACGAGGCGCAGAAGCTCGGGATCCCGGTCATCGGCATCCTCGACACCAACTGCGACCCCGACGAGATCACGTACCCGATCCCGGGCAACGACGACGCGATCCGCTCCGTCGGCCTCCTCACCCGCATCGTCGCCGACGCCGCGGCCGAGGGCCTGAAGACCCGCCACAACGGTGGCGACGAGGAAGAGGCCGAGCCCCTCGCCGAGTGGGAGCAGGAGCTCCTCGGTGGCGAGCAGGCCGCTCCGGCAGCCGACGCCGCGCCGGTCGCCGAGACCCCGGTCGAGGAGAACGACGCCGACGCGCAGGTCGCCGCGAAGGAGATCGGCGAGCCGATCGCCGAGGCCGACAAGAACGCCGAAGCCACCCCCGCCGAGTGA
- a CDS encoding sugar porter family MFS transporter encodes MSNTSTQHGEDRAFKGKVTLFAIAAAVGGFLFGFDSSVINGAVDAIKGEFGLTEAASGFAVASALIGCAFGAYFAGRLADRWGRTRVMFWAAVLFFVSSIGSAFAFATWDLVVWRLVGGLGIGTASVIAPAYISEVSPKAIRGRLASFQQLAITLGIFAALLSDQLFAVTAGGASEQVLGLAAWRWMFLVGVVPSVVYGVLAITLPESPRFLLAKGRKEDARDVMGKIVPRDTVNTSLEEIQDGIEKEAKEKKGSIRGNRFGLQPIVWVGIILAVLQQFVGINVIFYYSTTLWQAVGFKEEDSFLISTITSIVNVAVTFIAIFSVDKLGRKPLLVAGSAGMFVSLTMVAIAFSQAAIVDGAPQLPGPWGIIALVFANLFVVSFGATWGPLMWVLLGEMFPNRIRATALGVGSAANWIANFVVTITFPVLSGFNLTVTYGIYALFALVSLFFVIAKIPETKGRSLEEMGITAEGDTVDAKA; translated from the coding sequence GTGTCGAACACGTCCACCCAGCACGGCGAGGACCGTGCGTTCAAGGGGAAGGTCACCCTGTTCGCCATCGCGGCGGCTGTCGGCGGCTTCCTCTTCGGATTCGACTCCTCCGTCATCAACGGAGCCGTCGACGCGATCAAGGGCGAGTTCGGCCTGACCGAGGCCGCGAGCGGCTTCGCCGTCGCCTCGGCCCTGATCGGCTGTGCCTTCGGCGCCTACTTCGCCGGTCGCCTCGCCGACCGCTGGGGTCGCACGCGCGTCATGTTCTGGGCCGCCGTGCTCTTCTTCGTGTCCTCGATCGGCAGCGCCTTCGCGTTCGCGACGTGGGACCTCGTGGTCTGGCGCCTCGTCGGCGGTCTCGGCATCGGCACCGCCTCGGTCATCGCGCCGGCCTACATCTCCGAGGTCTCCCCGAAGGCCATCCGCGGCCGCCTGGCATCGTTCCAGCAGCTTGCGATCACGCTCGGCATCTTCGCCGCGCTGCTGTCCGACCAGCTGTTCGCCGTCACCGCCGGTGGCGCGTCGGAGCAGGTGCTCGGTCTCGCCGCGTGGCGCTGGATGTTCCTCGTCGGCGTCGTCCCGTCGGTCGTCTACGGCGTCCTGGCCATCACGCTGCCGGAGTCCCCGCGCTTCCTGCTCGCCAAGGGCCGCAAGGAGGACGCCCGTGACGTGATGGGCAAGATCGTCCCGCGCGACACGGTGAACACGAGCCTCGAGGAGATCCAGGACGGTATCGAGAAGGAGGCCAAGGAGAAGAAGGGCTCCATCCGGGGCAACCGCTTCGGCCTGCAGCCGATCGTCTGGGTCGGCATCATCCTCGCCGTCCTGCAGCAGTTCGTCGGCATCAACGTGATCTTCTACTACTCGACGACGCTCTGGCAGGCCGTCGGGTTCAAGGAGGAGGACTCGTTCCTCATCTCGACGATCACCTCGATCGTCAACGTCGCCGTCACCTTCATCGCGATCTTCAGCGTCGACAAGCTCGGCCGCAAGCCGCTGCTCGTCGCCGGTTCCGCGGGCATGTTCGTCTCGCTCACGATGGTCGCGATCGCGTTCTCGCAGGCCGCGATCGTCGACGGCGCACCGCAACTGCCCGGCCCGTGGGGCATCATCGCCCTCGTCTTCGCGAACCTGTTCGTCGTGTCGTTCGGTGCGACCTGGGGCCCGCTCATGTGGGTCCTGCTCGGCGAGATGTTCCCGAACCGCATCCGTGCGACGGCGCTCGGCGTCGGCTCGGCCGCGAACTGGATCGCGAACTTCGTGGTCACGATCACGTTCCCGGTGCTCTCCGGCTTCAACCTGACGGTGACCTACGGCATCTACGCGCTCTTCGCGCTCGTGTCCCTGTTCTTCGTGATCGCCAAGATCCCGGAGACGAAGGGTCGCTCGCTCGAGGAGATGGGCATCACGGCCGAGGGCGACACGGTCGACGCCAAGGCCTGA
- a CDS encoding tyrosine recombinase XerC — MTGTADGRLVAAVEVFLEHVRNARGLSEQTVRAYANDLDQLVAFAHERGARQTSDVTLELLRDWLWEADQRGLARSTLSRRSSSVRAFTRWASESGVVPTDAGVRLRAPKRAAHLPRVVGSDQVRRLLDGLAVRAASDDPGALRDLAVVELLYATAIRVSELVGLDLGAVDRSRLTVRVLGKGGRERVVPFGVPANDALEAWTARGRPVLAARSENAGDALFLGDRGGRLGVRSVHRTVARILADLPGDGPSGPHTFRHTAATHLLDGGADLRAVQELLGHASLGTTQIYTHVSSARLREVYRTAHPRA, encoded by the coding sequence GTGACCGGGACGGCGGACGGGCGGCTCGTGGCCGCGGTGGAGGTGTTCCTGGAGCACGTCCGGAACGCCCGCGGTCTCAGCGAGCAGACGGTCCGCGCCTACGCGAACGACCTCGACCAGCTCGTCGCCTTCGCCCACGAGCGCGGGGCACGGCAGACCTCGGACGTGACACTCGAGCTCCTGCGGGACTGGCTGTGGGAGGCCGACCAGCGCGGTCTGGCCCGGTCGACCCTCTCACGGCGGTCCTCGTCGGTGCGCGCCTTCACCCGCTGGGCCAGCGAGTCGGGCGTGGTGCCGACCGACGCCGGTGTGCGGCTCCGCGCCCCGAAGCGCGCGGCGCACCTCCCACGGGTGGTGGGCTCCGACCAGGTGCGGCGGCTCCTCGACGGCCTTGCGGTCCGTGCGGCATCGGACGACCCCGGGGCGCTCCGTGACCTCGCGGTCGTCGAGTTGCTCTACGCGACGGCGATCCGCGTGAGCGAACTGGTCGGCCTCGACCTCGGTGCCGTGGACCGGAGCCGCCTGACGGTCCGGGTGCTCGGCAAGGGCGGTCGCGAGCGGGTGGTGCCCTTCGGGGTGCCCGCGAACGACGCCCTCGAGGCGTGGACCGCCCGGGGTCGTCCCGTCCTGGCCGCGCGGTCCGAGAACGCCGGCGACGCACTGTTCCTCGGCGACCGGGGTGGACGGCTCGGCGTCCGGAGCGTCCACCGGACCGTCGCGCGGATCCTCGCCGACCTGCCCGGGGACGGTCCGAGCGGACCGCACACCTTCCGGCACACGGCGGCGACGCACCTGCTCGACGGGGGAGCGGACCTGCGGGCGGTGCAGGAACTGCTCGGGCACGCGAGCCTCGGTACCACGCAGATCTACACGCACGTGTCGTCAGCGCGTCTGCGGGAGGTCTACCGCACGGCGCACCCGCGAGCCTGA
- a CDS encoding murein hydrolase activator EnvC, translating into MRSSGPVAPVLGLVLALVAVVPAPVPVAVSVPTPDPVPTPVSVSVSVSLLVPASVPEPAAGRVVGDAGTRSEAPWVWPTGGRVVERGWEAPADEYAAGHRGIDVDAAVGTQTVAVADGVVSFAGQVAGRGVVSIDHGDGLVSTLDSVAPLVAGGEVVRRGDPIGTVAVGHCSAEASCVHLGARVDGRYIDPTPYLPAAAWPVLLPESAWPG; encoded by the coding sequence ATGCGTTCGTCAGGTCCCGTCGCACCGGTCCTCGGACTGGTCCTGGCGCTGGTCGCAGTGGTCCCTGCACCGGTCCCTGTCGCGGTCTCGGTACCGACCCCGGACCCGGTCCCGACCCCGGTCTCGGTCTCGGTCTCGGTCTCGCTCCTCGTCCCGGCCTCGGTCCCGGAGCCGGCCGCGGGTCGGGTCGTCGGTGACGCCGGGACCCGGTCGGAGGCACCCTGGGTGTGGCCGACGGGCGGCCGGGTCGTCGAGCGCGGGTGGGAGGCCCCCGCAGACGAGTACGCCGCGGGCCACCGGGGCATCGACGTCGACGCGGCGGTCGGGACGCAGACGGTCGCGGTCGCCGACGGGGTGGTCTCGTTCGCCGGACAGGTGGCCGGCCGAGGGGTCGTGTCGATCGACCACGGCGACGGGCTGGTGTCGACGCTCGACTCGGTCGCCCCGCTCGTCGCCGGCGGCGAGGTGGTCCGTCGGGGCGATCCGATCGGCACGGTCGCGGTGGGGCACTGCTCAGCCGAGGCGTCGTGCGTGCACCTCGGGGCACGGGTGGACGGTCGGTACATCGACCCGACGCCCTACCTGCCGGCGGCGGCGTGGCCGGTACTCCTGCCGGAGTCCGCGTGGCCGGGATGA